In the genome of Actinomycetota bacterium, the window GGGTCGTTACCGCTCCTCGGACTGCTACTGTTACGTCTACTCCATGGCCAGGGAGGGAGACGAATACCAGACCGGCTTCTCCTTCGACGTGGGGGTGAAGCCCTCCGACCTCGACCTTTCCCGGGTGGCGGAGGAGGCGGCGGAGCGCGCGGTTTGCCTGCTGGGGTCGAGCAGCATGCCCTCGCGGCGCACCACGGTCATCCTCGACAGCTTCGTGGCGGCGGAGTTCCTGGGTATGCTGGCCGCCGCCCTCTCCGCCGAGGCGGTGCTCAAGGGGCGCTCCTTCCTCGCCGGAAAGCTGGGGGAGGCGGTGGCCGATGCCGGGGTCACGGTGATCGACGACGGCCTGCTCCCGGGCGCCCCCTCCACCGCTCCCTTCGACGACGAGGGAGTGCCCTCGCGGCGCAAGGAGCTCATCTCGGGAGGTGTGCTCAAAGGATACCTCCACAACACCTACACCGCCTCGCGCGCCGGGACCGAGAGCACCGGCAACGCCAGCCGGGGGAGCTTCCGCGACCGGCCGAGGGTGGGGGCAAGCAACCTCTTCCTCCAACCCGGCAGGGGGGGCAGGGAGGAGATCATGCGCGAGGTCGGAGAGGGGGTGCTGGTACTGCAGGTGGTGGGAGCGCACGCGGGCGCCAACCCCGTCTCGGGAGAGATATCCTTGGGAGCGGTGGGTCTGCTGGTAAAAAGAGGCAGCCCGCAGCAGCCCCTGCGCGAGATCACCTTGGCCGGGAAGGCGCTGGAGTTCCTGGCCCACACGGTGGCGGTGGGCGAGGACTTGCGCTTCCTGCCCTTCGAGGGCAGCCTGGGAGCGCCAACCGTGGCCGTCGAAGGGGTCATGGTCTCGGGCCGCGGGTGATCGCCGCCTCTCAGTAAGGGCGGATGTCCGTGCCCAGGGGGATGGTGGCGGTGCCCAGCGCCAGGCTCCAGCGCGAGAGGCGGTCCCAGGGGCGCATGGCGATGAAGGGCAGCAACCAGATGAAGTACCAGGGCATGTAGTAGCTGGTGGTTACGAGGTAGGCCAGGATCACCAGGAAGAAGCATTCCGGAAGGTCCTCCCGGGCGCCGGCGCGGCGCGGCGCGTACCACAGCGCGGCGAGGAAGAGAGGCAGGAGCAGCAGCTTGCTCGCCACGCTCCCCAGGGTATCCGCGGCGCCCGTGGGGATGCGCAAAAGGTGGTGGGACAGAGAGGAGAATGCTTGGGCGAGCAGTCCTCCCACGCTGGAAAAATTGTTCAGCTGCAGGTTGCGCAGGGTGGAGCTGAAGGTGCGGAAACCGACCCAGTAGGGCAGGAAGAAGAGCGCGCACAAGAGGAAGAAGACCGCCAGATGGAGGGCCAGCCCCCGGATTTTCTCCGCCCACCCCCGCCATCTCGTGGCCAGGTGAATGAGGAGGGCGATCACCAGCAGCACGGTGATGTACTTGACCAGCACCGAGAGGCAGATGAAGACGAACCCCGCCCAGTGCCTTCCACCGAGCAGGAAGAGCACCCCCAGCAACACCAAGGTCATCATCATCACGTCGTTGTGGCCTCCTCCCACCCCGATGGCCAGGGCGATGGGGTTCCAGGCGTAGAGCATGGTCCCGAAACGCTGCCGACGCGGCGCCAGCCTTCCCAGAATAAACCAGAGGATGACCACGTTGGCGAGGTGGAAGACGGCCATAGCCCCCTTGAAGGCGAAGATGCCGGCGGTGATACCCGTGCCCGCCACCCGGCTGAGAAGGGTGCTGAAGATGGTGTGCAGCGGGCCGTAGACGATGGCGGTGTTCTTCCAGTTCAGACTGACGTAGGCCATGAGCTGGTCGCCGCTGAAGCGCTGGGGGGTGATGACGTAGGGGTTGTCGTGATAGTGGGCGGCGATCTTGCCGTAGAAGATATTGGAAAAGACGTCTTTGCTCACCAGCGGCGGGATGAAGGTGAGGAGGAGGCAGAGGAAGACGGTGAGGGCCAGGATGGAGAAGAGGCCTTTGCCGCCGCGACGCCGGAAGATGAGCACCGCCCAGGCGTAGGTCGCCAGGAGCATGCAGAGCAGGAGCATGCCCGTCACCGCAAGCTGGAAGTGGGTGGCCCGGCTGATACCCAACAGGTCCAGCAGCTCGCGCAGGTAGTGGTTTCGCTGCACCGCTTCCTGGATGGGGGAGAGTTTCCCGATGGTGCCGTCGGGGGCCAGGGAGACCAGGGCCACGGCGGCGTAGAGGGCCACCGTCGAGAAGACCATGCCCAGGTATCCCACTTCCGAAGTGAGGGAGTCCGCCCACCTCTCCCGCAGCAGCGCACGTGTCGGCGGGGCGGGCAAGGCTCACCCCCCTTTCTCAGCGCGGCGTACGGCCCGCTCTCCTCCCAGGTCGGGCAGGGGAAGAGCTCGCACCAGGCCGTCGGGGGAGGAGGCGTAGACGCGACCGTGCGCGAGGAGGGGCGTGGAGGCGAGGCCCGCGGGGAGGACCAGCACTCCGCGCAGCTCCCCTCCCTCCACGAGGTATCCCAGGCCCCGCCGACTGAAGGCACAGACCAGGCCTTCCAGGTTAAAGACCGACCCCGGCAGGAGCTCGCGGCCGCGGAAGCTCCAGAGCTCTTTCCCCTCCTCAGCGGAGACGGCCGTGAGGGTGTCGCCCCGCGAGCAGGCGAAGAAGACGCCGTCGCCCGCCGGCGCCAACCAGACGAACCCCGGGAGCTTCAGCGACCAGGCCAGCTCCCCGTTTCCCTCGCGGAGGGCGTAGACGCGCCCGTCGATGCTGGCGAAGATCACCTCGCCGGCGGCGAGGAACGGGGAGGAGAAGACGATGTTGGAGGCCTTGAACGACCACAGCTCCCTGCCCGTCGTCCGGTCCAGGGCATAGACCTCCCGTCCGTAGCCCCCCAGGTAGATGGCCTGCGCCCCCACGGCGGGGGCAGAGGGAGTCCAGCTCTCGGAGTCGTGCACCCAGAGAAGGGAGCCGTTGCGCGCGTCAAGGGCATATACGCGGTGCTGGAGGTCGTAGACGGAGTCGTTGTCGGCGGTGACCAGGACCATGCCGTCGCTCACCACCGGACGGGCGAGTATCTCCCCCTGGGCGGCGAAATACCAAAGCAGGGCACCGCTCCTGGAGTCCAAGGCGTAGAGGACATGGTTGGAGGCTCCCACGTACAACACCCCGGACTGCGCGTTGGGAGGGGCCGACACCGGGACACCCAGGTCCAGGCTCCAGGCGGTGGCTCCCGTGGCGGCCTCCACCCCCATGACCCGGCCTCGGGCGGACGCGAGGTAGAGGCGGCCCCCCTCCTCGGCCATGAAGGTCATCCCCTCCACGGGCAGCTCCCAGGCGGGGAGGAGCCGGTAGGGCCTCAGCGCCGCCAGGCCTTCCAGGGCATCCTTGAGGACGCGGCAGGCCTTCGAGCCTAGGGCGTATTCCGGCCCCGCTTCAGGGACGCCGCGTTCCTCAGAGCCGCGCGCGCCCAGGGAGACCTGTACGAGGAAGAACGCCCCCACGAAAGCGAGGGCGAGGAAAACCGCGAGCTTGAGGACCAGCACCGGCATATGGCTGGCTCTGTCTTCCATGGCTTCCATGCCTCCCTCCGGCCGCGCGGACCGGCGGCCCCGGCTTTCCCTATCCTTCGGCCTCCGGAGAGCCCTTCCCTCCCCTCCAGGGGGCAGGCAGACCCTGCGGGCACGGCCCTCCCGCATCCCCCTCCGCCTCACCCCATATTAGAGCCGCGAGCCGTGACGCGGTTCCCGCATTCAGCAGGAACTTGCCGCGCAGCACCTCCCGCCACGGCTCCAGTTCCCGGACGCCGCCGAAGAGACGGCTACCCAGGGCTCCGGCGACCTCCTCCTGGGTCAGGATGACCCTGGTGGGGGGCGGTCCCTCATCGCATTCGGGCACGCGCGCGCGGTAGGCCAGCAGCGCCTCGGAGGAGGTACGCCCGCCTCGCCCGCGCGCGAGCAGGAAATAGGTCACCCACAGGGAGAGGAGGAAGCCGGCCACGGGGCCGGAGATGAACTTCCAGCGCACGTCGAAGGCCACGGTGACCGCGGTGGCCAGGGCCGCACTGGCGAGGAAGACGGGCGCCCAGGCGGTCAACGCCCTGCGCACGGCACGGGGATCCCAGGGGCGGTTGCGGTACAGGAAGGAGAGGATGTCCAGGGGGGTGTTGGAGAGCAGGGCGTCGCCGCCGAGGTCGCTCTCCCCGTAGGGGGCCACCGGGGCCACGGCGAGGAGGGCGCGCGGCTCCCGGGCCTCCTCCAGGCGGCGGCGCAGGCGCAGGGCGGCGTTGGCGCACCAGCCCAGCGCGAGGAAGCTCTCGCCCCTCACCTCCAGGCCCCGTTCCGTCTCGAGGCGGGACAGCATGGCCATCATCTCCTCCTCGCCCGCCCATTTCTCCGCGGTCCCTTCCCCCAGCCCGGAGCGGGGGTGGAGGGAGAGGATGCCTCCCCGCGCGGGGAGGGAGGCGCGGAGCGCCCGCAGCAGCTTTTCTCCTTCCATGCCAGGTTCAACCATTACTACCAGATTCTTCCCATTATCCCCCCAGCTCCCCGTGAGCACCGCCTTTCCCTCGGGGAACTCAAACACCTCCGTTGACAGGCCCTTCCCCTCTCGGCGGCCTCTCCTCGCGAGGCGGCGTAGCGCTTCGGCCAGGGAGGCGATAAGTGCGGTGGCCGCCGCCGCCGCGACGACGCCCAGCGCCAGGCAGACCAGGCTCATCAGCGCTTCTATGTTGCGCACGTTCCGGTGGAGCGGATCGCTGAAATACCATGCGTAGCCGAAGATGATCAGCGCCGCACCCAGGGCATGGTTGAGGTTGGCGCGCACCCGGCCTCCGTAGAGGCTGAGGCCGTGCCAACCCCTGCGCGCCGCCGCGATCTGGATGATGCCCAGGGAGACGAGGAAACAGAAGAGGAAGGTCTCCAGGATGTCCTCGTAAAACACCTCCTGCATGTTCCACCTCTTCCTCAGGGGGATTTGACCCTGTCCCCACGCCGCATCACGAAGCGAGGACGCTTGCCTCTATGCGTGCCGGCGTGTTTGCATGAGCGGCGGTCGCCGGGTCGGCCGCGCGGCGGCGCCTCCCGGGAGGCGCGGGGGGGCTGGCTGCGGCGGAACGGGAACGGCATGCCCTGCCTCATCTCCTCATGCTCGCGGCGGAGCGGAAGATGCTCTCCGCCCCGTTCACCAGGGCCACGAAGGGGCGGCTTAGAAAATCCAGGCGGTGGACTGTCCAGGCGCTGGCGGCGGCGAGGAGGATGCCCGCGAGCACGTCCCCGGGGTAGTGCACGCCGCAGAAGACGCGCGCGAAGGACATGAGCAGCGCGGGGGGCAGGAACCACCACCCGAAGCGGTGGTCCGAGAACCAGGCGGAGAAGAAGAAGGTGAAGCAAGCGGTGGCGGGGTTGCTGGGAAAAGACCAGTCCGTGGGACGGTAGAAGAGGAGGTTCACCGGATGGTCGACGAAGGGACGCGGTCGGTGAACCAGGGTGATGGCGAGCTGGAGGAGGGCCGAGGAGACGGCGATGGCCACGAACACGCGCACCACCGCGGCGAGGTTATCGCGGTCATGGCGCCGCCCGCGCCCGTGCAGGGCCATGACCAGCACCAGGAAGCCCAGGGTGAAGGGCACCAGGTGGTCGTTGCAGAAGGCCTGCATGGACGAGTCCAGCAGGCTGTTCCTTCCCGCCAGCCCGTTTATCCAGGTGAAGACGGTATAATCCAGGTCGAGGAGCCAGTGCAAGCGTACCTCCCGGCGTCACCGCCCCTCCCGCGGGGCTGGAGTCATTATACACGCTGCGGGGGCGGCGTAGACCTCCCGCGCCTCGCTGCGGGCGGCGCTCGGGGCGGGCCGGGGCTCCGGGAGGGCACGGAAGCCGCGGGCTTGAGAACACGTGCCGCGCGGACGCCGGCAGCCCTGCGGTAGGTCTCAGCCCCGCGGGCTCCGGCGGGAGGAAAACGGCGCCGGCTTGAGAAGAAGTATAGGCGGGACGGAAAGTGATGACGGCAGGGCGGGAGGCGGTGAGCAGGGACAGGCGTTTCGGAAGATGGCTGGGCGCGGCGATGCTGGGGACCGCCTTGGCGGCCGCGGCGGTATGTGCCGTGCTGCTCATCGATCCCTGGGGCTGGTTCAACGCCTCGCCGGAGGCGGCGGTCGAGGCCGGGTCCTTTCCCGGGGTCGAGGCTCCACCCCTGCTTCCGCCCGCCGAGCCCGTCTCCCCCTCCCCCTTCAACGTCCTCATCCTGGGCCTGGACCACGGCGCAGGACGGCCGCAGCAGGGCAACGAGCGCAGCGACGTGATGATGGTGGCGCACGTGGACGAGTCCAAGGGCAGGGCGTGCCTCCTCTCCATCCCCCGCGACAGCTACGTCCCCGTGCCGGGGCACGGCACCAGGAAGATAAACGAGGCCTATCCCCTTGGCGGCCCCGAACTGGCGGTGGAGACGGTTGAGCTGCTCACGGGCTTGGAGATCCGCAACTACGTGGTCATGGACTTCGACGAGTTCGCCTGGCTTGTGGACCTCTTCGGGGGGGTCCGCGTCACCCTGGAGAAGCCGATAATGGACCCCAAGCTGGGCATCATACCCGCCGGGAGCCAGCTGCTGGACGGCGAGCACGCCCTGATCATGGCCAGGTCAAGGGATTATCCGGAGGGGGATCTGGAGCGCGCGCGCCAGCAGCAACGGCTGATAACCCAGGCCCTTTACAAGGGCAAGGATCTTGCCGGCAGCCCGGGGGCGGCGTGGTTCCTCTCCGTGGCCCTGGAGCGCCTGGAGACCGACCTCACCCGCGACGAGGTCATACGCCTGGCACGGGAGTTCGCGGCCTTCCCCGTGGTGGACGTGCAGGGAGGCCTGCTGCCCGGCCGCAACGGCGCCGCGGGGGGCGCGAGCGTGTACTTCGTGGACCGGGAGGCCACGCGCGAGCTGGTCTACTCCCTGGAGAGCGCGTGCTCCATCCCGCCGCAGTACCGCTGAGGTGCGAGATGAGGATAAAGCTTGACCTCCACGTGCACACCGTTTATTCCTTCGACGGCACCATCGACCCGGATGGCTTGCGGGCGGCGTGCCGCGAGCGGGGGCTGGCGGGGGCGGCGGTGACCGACCACGATTCGCTGCGTGGGGGCCTGGAGTTCGCCGCCGCGCTGCCCGACCTGCTGATCATCCCGGGGTCGGAGATCCGGAGCGCGGAGGGGGAGATAATCGGCCTCTTCCTGCGCGAGGACGTCCCGTCCGGGCTCTCCGCCGAGGAGACCATGCACAGGATACACCGTCAGGGAGGGGTGGTGGTCATCCCCCATCCCTTCGACCTGGTGAAGCTGAAGCGGATGACCGCCCGCCGCCTCCTGGAGATGCGGGGCGAGATAGACGCCCTTGAGGGCATGAACGGCAAGCCGCGCTGGTGGCTCGCCAACTCCGCCGCACGCCGCTTCGCCGCGGAGCACTGCTTCCCGGTCACGGGAGGGAGCGACGCCCATATAGCCGCCCATGTGGGCGCGGTGTACACCGAGATGGAGGAATTTACCACTCCGGAGGGTTTCCTGGCCTCCCTGCGGGAGGCCGAGCCCGGAGGCGGGCGATACAGCCCGTGGTCCTCGCAGCTGGAGCGCTGGCGAGCCAGGACGCGGCGGAGATTGCCCTGAGGGGTGCGGGAGGCGTAACCGTCCGAGCACGCGCAGGATCTTGTCCCCGGGAGGCTGACCGGTTTGCCGTCCCCTTTTCTTTTCTGTCAACGTTGCATGCGCACGGGGGCGGCCCCGGTGAAGGGCGATTCATCCCGGGCAGAACGCCTACCGCGTGGCGGCACTCCGCCCGGCGCCGCGCCGCTAGTCGAAGAATCCCTCCGGGGGCTCGAGGTCCGGGGGCATCCCGGGCTCTCCGGGCTCCAGGGGGGGCAACGGCTCCAGGCGGTCCTCCAGCCTGGGTATCTTTACGCCGCCCGGGGGCGATTCGGTGGGCAGGTCCAGGGGAGGTATCTCCAGGGGGGGAACGGGCTTGACGGGCTCTGGGCGGAAAGCCGGTCCTTCCTGGGCGAAGGGCTGTGCCGGTGCCGCCGCCTGCGGTGCGGCCTGGACCCCGGGCTCGGGGCGCTCCTCGAAGAACGGGGCCGGCTCGGGCATGGAGGGAGGGACCGCCTCCGCCGGTGCCCCCGCCTGCGGTGCGGCCTTGACCCCGGGCTCGGGGCGCTCCTCGAAGAACGGGGCCGGCTCGGGCATGGAGGGAGGGACCGCCTCCGCCGGTGCCGCCTTGGCCGCTTTCCGGGCCGCCTTCTCCTCCTCGCGCCTGCGCTTGGCCTCCTCCTTCTGCAGGCGCGCCAGCTCCTTCTTGCTCAGGGGGGCCTCCGCCAGGGGAGCCGCCTCCTCCGCCGGTGCCGCCTTGGCCGCTTTCCGGGCCGCCTTCTCCTCCTCGCGCCTGCGCTTGGCCTCCTCCTTCTGCAGGCGCGCCAGCTCCTTCTTGCTCAGGGGGGCCTCCGCCAGGGGAGCCGCCTCCTCCGCCGGTGCCGCCTTGGCCGCTTTCCGGGCCGCCTTCTCCTCCTCGCGCCTGCGCTTGGCCTCCTCCTTCTGCAGGCGCGCCAGCTCCTTCTTGCTCAGGGGGGCTTCCACCGGTGCCGCGGGGATGAAGGCCTCCGGTGGCGCCTCGCCCGGAGGGGCCGGCGGTACAGGAGGCGGGGCGAATTCCGGATGAGGAGCGGGGGCTGCCGCGGGGGACGGCCGGGCTTCCGTAGCCGCGGTCGTGACCCCCTCGCCGGGACCGAAGGTTGCCGCCTCCTCTTTCTCCCACAGCGACTCCGCCGCCCCCATTTCGAAGGCCGGCCTCGCCACCGGTGCCGGCGGCGGCTCCTCCTTTCCCCGTCTCTTCTTTCTCAGGGACACCCTGGCCTCCGCTTTCTGCCGCTCCTTGGCCAGGCGCAGGGAGGCGCTTCCCAACCCTGCGGAGAGCTCCTCCACCTTGCTACGGTAGCAGTTCAGGCAAAGGTGTATCTGGTTGGTCTCCGACGCGCAGAGCGGGCAGATGGGCGTCTCACATTGTACGCAGGTGGTGATGGCATTGTTACCCGCGTGGAACGGACACTCCATTATGGCCACCTCCCAGCCATCTGTTCAAGGTCGCTTCCAATATTACTTCTAGGACAGGACCGCAATCCCTTCGGCGCCGCTTCCCCTCTGCTTCCAGTATATATCCATCCCGCCGGCGCACGCACACGGGCGGCGGCACCGATCCCGTCGCGCCTCCCGTAGGAGGCCAGTAAGGTTATCGGCAGCTGGAGAGGCCTTTTTAAGGCGGCTTCGCCGGCCCGCACGCGGCTGATATAATCGCAGGCATGGGAGGGGAACCGCCCCGCCAGTGGAAGGAGCCCGCTGCGATGGTCCTGAGCGCGGAAGGGAAAAAGGTCTTCGGGCGTTTCTGTCTCATCGCCCTGGGGATACCCGCCGTGCTCTTCGCCTTCTGCGCCGTGCTGCACCTCACGCCCTGGGCGGTGGAGAGGACGGGTGCGGCCGCGGCGACCCTCAACCTGGCGGCGGGATGCCTGGCGGCGGGAGGGCTGTCGGCCTGGGCTTTCTTCTCCCTTTACCTGTACGGGCGCTTATGGAAACTATTTCCTTATATCGGCGAGAGGGAGAAGGGGTGGTCCTACGCGGAGGGCGTCTTCGGGCTCACCGGGGTGGGGACCAGCATGTCCTCCGTGCTGGGGCTGTTCTACTATCTCTTCAGCGGTGATCTCGGGCGCGCCGCCATCCTTTTCGTGCTTTCATACGCCCTGGCGGGACTGGAGGCGGCGAGGTTCCCGACCCGCATCGCCGATGTCGAGGATGCGATAGCGGGGAAATAAAGGCCGTCGCGGGCGTCTGGCCTCGTCCTCACAGCGATGGGGGTTGATGACGGTGGGAGTCCTGCGCCGTTTCGAGAAACGTCTGGAGAAAGCGTTCGAGGGCCCCTTCACGCGGGCCTTCAAGGGCGGGGTGCACCCCCTGGAGATAGCCCGACGCCTGGCGCGGGAGATGGATGACGGCAGGGCGATCGGGGTCAGCGAGACCCTTGCTCCCAACCGCTTCCAGGTGAGCCTGAGCCCGGCGGACCACGAACGCCTGGCGGGAGCCCTGGAGGAGGTGAGGGGGGAGTTGGAGACCCTTCTCATCTCCTATGCCAACGAGCGCGCCTACCATCTCGTCACCCGCCCGCGCGTGGACCTCGTCGCCGACGCCTCGCTGCGCGAGGGGGAGTTCACCGTATCCTCCCGGCTGGAGGAAGGGAGGGGGGAGCGGCGGGCCGCGAGCCCCGCGGCTTACCGGCCCCCGGAATACGAAGAAGGACGGCTGGGGGTCCTCACGGTGCTGAGCGGGGAGCAGGCCGGACTGCGCTTTTTCCTGAAGGCGGAAAAGATACGCGTGGGGCGGGCGGAGGGCAACGACCTCCGGCTGCCCGATCCGCGCGCTTCCCGTTTCCACGCCGAGATAGAGCGCATCCCGGAAGGATACGTCGTGCGGGACCTGGGGAGCACCAACGGTACCCTGGTGGGAGGGCGCCGCGTGGCGGAGAGGCTGCTGGAGGAAGGGGACGTGTTGACGGTGGGAGGGACGGAGATGCGCTTCGACCTCGTCGCCGACGGATAGGGAGGATGACGGGAGAGAACCGCGCCACGCCGCCTCGCCGCCGGTGGGGCGCTTGCCGGGCGCGAGGTGAAGGGAAGGAGCGGGCGTGCCGGAGATCGTCTATGTGACCTTGAGATACGTCTTCCTGGGGCTGCTCTATGCCTTCCTCGCCCTGGTGGCCAGGCTGATCTACCGCGAGCTCAAGCCGGCACCGGCGAAGGACGCGGTGCGGGCGGCCGCAAGGCCCAGGAAGACGGGGCGCCGGGCCAGACTGGTGCTGGTGGGAGAAACGCCTTTCCGCAGGCAGGGCAACTGGGAGGTGCGGGAGGAGACGGTCATCGGGCGCGCGCCTGAATGCGCCGTCTGCGTGGAGGACGAGTTCGCGTCCAACCAGCACGCCCGGGTCTATCGTACCGGGGAGGGGTATTTCGTCGAGGACCTCGGCAGCACCAATGGAACCTACGTCAACGGACGGCGCATCAACTATCCCATCGGGTTGCGGTACGGCGACCGTATAAGGGTGGGGCGCACGGTGCTCGAGTTCAGGAGGTAGGAGTTGCGATACGCCGCCCTCACGGACACCGGCAGGGTGAGGGAGAACAACGAGGACAGCTACCATGCCGACGGGCGGCTGTTCATCGTCGCGGACGGTATGGGGGGACACCAGGGCGGCGAGGTGGCCAGCGCGGTGGCCATACGGAGCTTCCTCGCCTTCGAGGAGGCGAACCGGCGCCTGCCGCCTCTGAGGCGGCTGCGCGAAGGTATCGCCGCGGCCGACCGGGCCGTGCTGGAGATGGCGGGAGGGAACCCTGAGCTCGCGGGCATGGGGACGACCTTCACCGCCGTGCTGGTGGAGGGCGGGGTTTTCCTGGGTCACGTGGGGGACAGCCGCGCCTATATCTGGAGGGATGGCGAGCTGCGCCTCATGACCAGGGACCACTCCCTGGTGGAGCGCATGGTGCGCGAGGGCCGCATCTCGCGGCGCGAGGCGCGCACGCATCCCCAGAGGAACATCATCCTGCGTGCGCTGGGCATCAGAGGGGGAACCGAGGCGGACTTGGACGAGGTGGAGGCCCGTCCCGGCGACCGCCTGCTCCTGTGCAGCGACGGTCTTACCGCCTGCCTGGAGGACGGCGAGATCGAGGTCCTGCTGTCCGGAGAGGAGGACCTGTCCCTCTGCTGCCGTGCCCTGGTCGACGCGGCCAACCGGCGGGGGGGGCCGGACAACATCACCGTGGTGCTCGCCGAACTCGGTGACGAGGTGGGGGGAGCGGAGGAGGGCCGCCGGGGCATCTTCGGGCGCTGGAGGGCCAGGGCATGAGCCCGCGCTGGAAGGAAGCCTCCCTTCTCGCGGTGGCCGCGGCCGTTCCCTTCCTGGGTTGGGTGTCCATGGATCTCGCCCGGGAGGGGCGGGTGGTGGCATCGGGTGCCCTCTACCCGCTGCTGCTGGCGGGGATGTTCCTCCTCGCCCACCTGGCTCTGCGTTTCTTCCGGCCGGCGGCCGACCCCGTGCTCTTTCCCCTGGCCGCGGCGCTCTCCTCGCTGGGCGTGGTCATCTTGCTGCGGCTGAACCCCCACATGGCGCGGCTGCAGGTGATCTGGCTGGGGATCGGGCTCGCGGGCATGGCGGTCCTGGCGGCGGCCCTGAAGGATCACCGCGTCCTGGAACGCTACCGCTATACCCTGGCGGTCATCGGCCTGGCGCTGCTCCTCTCCACCGTGTTCATAGGGCGCGAGGTGAACGGGGCGAGGCTCTGGCTGGTCTTCGGCCCCCTGCGCTTCCAGCCCTCTGAGCTGGCCAAGGTCCTGCTGGCGGTGTTCTTCGCGGCCTACCTGGCGGAGCGCAGGGAACTCATCGTGGGCGCAGGGCGGAGGTTTCTCGGCGTCAACCTGCCGCGACCGCGCGACCTGGGGCCCCTGCTCACCATGTGGGCCCTTTCGCTGCTGCTCCTCATCTTCCAGAGGGACCTGGGTTCCTCCCTCCTCTTTTTCGGCATCTTTCTGGCGGTGCTCTACGCGGCCACCTCCCGCGCTTCCTTCGTGGTGGTGGGGCTGCTGCTCTTCCTGGCCGGCGCGGTGGCCACCTCCTTCGCCTTCTCCCACGTGCG includes:
- a CDS encoding Stp1/IreP family PP2C-type Ser/Thr phosphatase codes for the protein MRYAALTDTGRVRENNEDSYHADGRLFIVADGMGGHQGGEVASAVAIRSFLAFEEANRRLPPLRRLREGIAAADRAVLEMAGGNPELAGMGTTFTAVLVEGGVFLGHVGDSRAYIWRDGELRLMTRDHSLVERMVREGRISRREARTHPQRNIILRALGIRGGTEADLDEVEARPGDRLLLCSDGLTACLEDGEIEVLLSGEEDLSLCCRALVDAANRRGGPDNITVVLAELGDEVGGAEEGRRGIFGRWRARA
- a CDS encoding FtsW/RodA/SpoVE family cell cycle protein, producing MSPRWKEASLLAVAAAVPFLGWVSMDLAREGRVVASGALYPLLLAGMFLLAHLALRFFRPAADPVLFPLAAALSSLGVVILLRLNPHMARLQVIWLGIGLAGMAVLAAALKDHRVLERYRYTLAVIGLALLLSTVFIGREVNGARLWLVFGPLRFQPSELAKVLLAVFFAAYLAERRELIVGAGRRFLGVNLPRPRDLGPLLTMWALSLLLLIFQRDLGSSLLFFGIFLAVLYAATSRASFVVVGLLLFLAGAVATSFAFSHVRARVDSWLDPLNPETVNDESYQIAQSLFAFAEGGLSGTGLARGRPDIIPFVETDFAFAAVGEELGLLGAAAVVILFLLFAGRGLSLALRCEDDFGKLLAVGLTTIVFLQAFIIMGGDTRLVPLTGITLPFVSYGGSSLVSNFLILGLLLCISGAPREAGKRTGGEGRSARRERGAGAGPSGAGTGTVDVGGEGVAG